A genomic segment from Microtus pennsylvanicus isolate mMicPen1 chromosome 21, mMicPen1.hap1, whole genome shotgun sequence encodes:
- the Krabd3 gene encoding protein KRBA1 isoform X6: MRENYETLVSVGTSELLPLSAFLSPSGPGGATTEESHHDKGQEPPVEHGSQGGQPQQSLHLTALVQLVKEIPEFLFGEVKGAEDYSESGSTSLEGDRATPEVAGAMDTYPPRSLLSSLSESPASHPSLAATPTGSSSSSGPPGDWAQESPLPTIGTADNPLSIEKEGLGASGEPSVHPTQSLDQSKSHRRQDRDSTGTGTAPENSPLQGLINCLKEILVPGPQHRGTAPDLPPSLPGLSVLKQTRAEVEPGSLPCPVKTEPVSGDCPLQGLLNCLKEIPEAPDRRPSPSGAGDLRLQEDPGKRSSGGMRCPQTPPLRRSHGAGHMLAMVKVEDSWVQSPPAPASCQLSRQGHSPYFTGDTREVRVPRWGPMTLASRASSSPLEALEACLKGIPPGGSSPLQPLATSWSRSPQPGDSGSQRLELQPQGSHSEEATREPLLPLSLQGCMREGPGSQPSGSQGTPTSFSSASSSDGDLDFRSPRNNLGQRLGKGYPPGNSPLQGLENCLREIPVPRPQAAWPCSLTVDRGLKRPEPRNWTADREGPRGEACEPPHLGQGRGDVPNRNLRLGSPQMTVRPGTWQWPKDETATMPSPLHCLESSLRGILPVRPLRFTCVTGPAPSPSPCSSSSISSSDGEDLRPEPAFWQPPLQKRDPLPSSKGPGPLCPVSGASPRVNNSSCLAEDPARTEPRDCSSLGRAEGTGVKSQSPRREGTAEYTCQPGPVSSAEVKEEGKRGEATTYPWPAPQPEERPEPKGTKDPKDLEPGHGQPSSTARTQGKLLSGDPLEPPSKSPLPTTDLSTWPPTSSQPPCPCGRSLQQELHSLGTALTNKLDQLAAALAGLTQEVATMRTRMDRLGRRPQSLGPKGQASWRLALSRRPRWASRLDHRHLPYWRQKGPTKPRPKILRAQTEGCKAGDRPGLSRGKGNLVPQLPPDGSLVESSRPTCSSSQQIAVPGGHTVLTAHPLLEHTGCHQNPLSPSVPPALVPLVASPATSTDTEPQAARVAAISIPNQHKEPNSLLGGALSKDLWGGDHRDPRWGAH; this comes from the exons ATGCGGGAAAACTACGAGACGTTGGTGTCTGTGG GGACCTCTGAgctgcttcctctctctgccttcctgtcacCCTCGGGGCCTGGAGGAGCCACAACAGAAGAGAGCCACCATGATAAGGGACAAGAACCCCCAGTGGAGCATGGTTCCCAGG GAGGGCAGCCCCAGCAGAGTCTGCACCTCACCGCCCTAGTGCAGCTGGTAAAGGAGATACCGGAGTTCCTGTTCGGAGAGGTGAAGGGTGCTGAGGACTACTCCGAGAGTGGGAGCACCAGTCTGGAAGGGGATCGAGCGACGCCTGAGG TAGCCGGGGCCATGGACACTTACCCTCCCCGCAGCCTGCTCAGTTCTCTTTCGGAGAGCCCTGCAAGCCACcccagcctggctgccacacccacAGGCAGCTCATCTTCCAGCGGCCCTCCTGGAGACTGGGCACAAGAAAGCCCCCTACCTACCA TAGGAACTGCTGATAACCCACTGTCTATAGAGAAGGAAGGCTTAGGAGCCTCAGGAGAGCCTTCCGTTCATCCCACTCAAAGCCTGGACCAGAGCAAGAGCCATCGAAGGCAGGATAGAGACAGCACAGGAACAG GAACCGCTCCTGAGAACAGTCCCTTGCAAGGCCTCATCAACTGTCTGAAGGAAATCCTTGTGCCCGGGCCCCAGCACCGTGGGACAGCCCCAGACTTGCCACCTTCTCTCCCTGGCCTGAGTGTGTTGAAGCAGACCAGAGCTGAGGTGGAGCCAGGGAGCCTGCCCTGCCCAG TGAAGACGGAGCCAGTATCTGGGGATTGTCCCCTTCAAGGACTGCTGAACTGTCTGAAGGAAATCCCAGAAGCCCCAGACAGGCGTCCCAGCCCCTCGGGAGCAGGGGACTTGCGACTGCAGGAGGATCCAGGGAAAAGGAGTTCTGGAG GGATGAGATGCCCCCAGACTCCTCCTCTCCGCCGGAGTCATGGAGCTGGACATATGCTTGCCATGGTGAAAGTAGAAGATAGCTGGGTTCAGAGTCCCCCAGCGCCAGCATCCTGCCAGCTTAGCAGGCAAGGCCACAGTCCCTATTTCACTGGAGACACCAGAGAGGTCCGTGTACCCCGCTGGGGCCCCATGACTCTCG CCAGCAGGGCCTCAAGCTCACCACTAGAAGCTCTAGAGGCCTGTCTAAAGGGCATTCCTCCAGGTGGGTCATCACCTCTTCAGCCGCTAGCCACCTCATGGTCCAGAAGCCCCCAGCCAGGAGATTCTGGATCTCAGAGGCTTGAACTACAGCCACAAGGATCCCACAGTGAAG AAGCTACGAGAGAGCCACTTCTACCTCTGAGCTTGCAGGGCTGCATGAGAGAGGGACCTGGGAGTCAACCCTCTGGTTCCCAGGGCACCCCTACCAGCTTCTCCTCAGCCAGCAGCAGTGATGGGGATCTGGATTTCAGGAGCCCCAGGAACAATCTGGGGCAACGACTTGGGAAAG GATATCCACCAGGAAACTCTCCACTCCAAGGCCTGGAGAACTGTCTGAGAGAGATCCCAGTTCCCAGGCCACAGGCTGCCTGGCCTTGTTCCTTGACTGTAGACAGGGGGTTGAAGAGACCAGAGCCCAGGAACTGGACTGCAGACAGAGAAG GACCGAGGGGCGAGGCCTGTGAACCACCCCACCTCGGACAGGGTCGAGGAGACGTACCCAACAGGAATCTCCGTCTAGGCAGTCCACAGATGACTGTCAGACCAGGAACGTGGCAATGGCCAAAAGATG aGACAGCCACCATGCCCTCCCCCCTGCACTGCCTGGAGAGCTCTCTGAGGGGGATCTTGCCCGTGAGACCCTTGCGTTTCACCTGCGTGACTGGCCCTGCCCCCAGTCCCAGCCCCTGCTCCAGCTCCAGCATCAGCAGCTCCGATGGAGAAGACCTAAGGCCAGAGCCTGCATTCTGGCAGCCACCCCTCCAGA agagagacccccTTCCCTCCAGTAAGGGTCCTGGCCCTCTGTGCCCTGTCTCTGGAGCATCTCCAAGAGTCAACAACAGTAGTTGTCTTGCTGAAGACCCTGCGAGAACAGAGCCCAGGGACTGCAGCAGCCTCG GAAGGGCAGAAGGGACAGGAGTCAAGTCCCAGTCACCCAGAAGAGAAGGGACTGCAGAGTACACATGCCAGCCTGGCCCTGTCAGCAGTGCTGAAgttaaagaagaaggaaaaagaggag AGGCAACTACATACCCATGGCCTGCCCCTCAGCCAGAGGAAAGGCCTGAGCCCAAGGGTACTAAAGACCCCAAGGACCTGGAGCCTGGACATGGGCAACCCAGCAGCACAG CCAGGACCCAAGGAAAGCTGCTTTCTGGGGACCCTCTGGAGCCACCTAGCAAGTCTCCCCTTCCCACAACTGACTTGTCAACGTGGCCACCCACTTCTTCACAGCCACCATGCCCCTGTGGCAGatccctgcagcaggagctgcacAGCCTTGGTACTGCCCTTACGAACAAGCTGGACCAGCTTGCAGCAGCCTTGGCAGGCCTGACTCAGGAAGTGGCCACCATGAGGACCCGGATGGACCGGCTGGGAAGGCGCCCACAGAGCCTTGGACCAAAAGGCCAGGCTTCTTGGCGGTTGGCCCTCTCCCGGAGACCTCGCTGGGCCAGCAGACTGGACCACAGACACCTACCCTACTGGAGGCAGAAGGGCCCCACCAAGCCCAGACCAAAGATCCTGCGGGCCCAGACAGAAGGCTGCAAGGCTGGTGACCGCCCAGGACTCTCTAGAGGGAAGGGCAATTTGGTGCCTCAACTGCCTCCAGATGGTTCCTTGGTAGAATCTTCCAGGCCCACCTGTAGCTCATCCCAGCAGATCGCAGTACCTGGAGGCCACACTGTGCTGACTGCACATCCCCTTCTGGAACATACCGGTTGCCACCAGaatcccctctccccttcagtGCCTCCTGCCTTGGTCCCCCTTGTGGCCTCACCAGCAACCAGTACAGACACAGAACCTCAGGCCGCTAGAGTGGCAGCCATCAGCATTCCAAACCAGCACAAGGAACCTAACAGCCTGCTAGGGGGAGCCCTCAGCAAAGACCTCTGGGGAGGTGACCACAGGGATCCAAGGTGGGGGGCCCATTAA